The sequence below is a genomic window from Gymnogyps californianus isolate 813 chromosome 11, ASM1813914v2, whole genome shotgun sequence.
CAGATTCGACTGCAGAGGGAAATGAGGACGGAAATAAGAAGATGGGGAGCATTTGATACATCTTTGAATTGCAAAATACCTTCTTCTTCGGAAAGCTTTTCTCCTAGTCTTGTCAGTTTGGCTCTCAGCTCCGAAACGGTGATAACGCCTCTCTTCTGCCTGTCTATCATGGACAAGGCCATGAGGATTTCCCTCTTGGGTTCCTCCTGCTTCATCTGCCTGTACATTATATTCAGGAAAGTGGAGAAATCCAGCTCTGCATTTGTGTCTGGAAAAATAAGAGGAGATTCTTTAGGAACGGCTCAGCTTTGTAGTCTGGATCCAGACCTAAGcatccccctcctctcctccccccagtTCCCCTTCCTGGGGcacctttttcccttttgcctgACTCTGGTCCGGAGCAGGGTGGACCACTGCTGGGGGCTTTCTCCTGGCCCGAAAACCCATTTAGAGCTTTGCTAGACTTTGTGCTCTGAAACCTTGTATCCAGAATTTTTAATCCAGCCCACTTTATCTCATGATTCTTCTTTGGTCTTTGTGCTGtgctttgaatttatttatCCATATCTGCAGATGAGTATCTTTCTGGGCTCTTCTACCTCTGCTGGTTGGACTGGACAGTTTCCCAGCCCCAAAATCCATAATCAATGTGTATGCCTCCCACTGCTcttgaagcttttcttttttaatggtaCTGTTTTAATCTGTGTGCTCGATCGACTTTGTTCACCGTCTAGCCCATCAGACTAGGTTTTGGTGACTGCTCTTGGTTATGCTGCATTGCCTGGGCTGTTTCACCCGAGAGTGAATATTATCTCCTGGGCTCCCGGCAGCCTCCTTGCCTTTGCGTGTAGTCTCCTGACCACAGAAAAGTTGAATTTCTCCAACCGTAATCCAGTCTGTTTTATTCGTGTGCTACCGCTGCGCTTTGCTTACCGATCTTGTGCAATTGCAGGTGTCTCTGCACCTCTCCTGGCGTCGGGCTGGCTCCCAGGCACCGCATCACTGCCATCAGGTCGGAGGCTTTTATcttgcctttttgtttcttgtcgTACAGGGAAAAACATTCCTTGAACTctaattaaaaaccaaaactctgTTATGCCATGTAAGATTACATTGATCTACCGGTGACGTTTCTTCTCCCGTTGCCCGGTCGGGCGGCGTTGGTAGGGTTCCAGCGGGGATATTGTGTCTGG
It includes:
- the CALML4 gene encoding calmodulin-like protein 4 — protein: MLQAKFLSQDQINEFKECFSLYDKKQKGKIKASDLMAVMRCLGASPTPGEVQRHLQLHKIDTNAELDFSTFLNIMYRQMKQEEPKREILMALSMIDRQKRGVITVSELRAKLTRLGEKLSEEEVDDLLKEAKVGPNGTIKYEEFVHIICLPTVDY